A stretch of DNA from Acinetobacter wuhouensis:
ATGAGAGAATTAGTGGTAAAAGACAATGCCTTAATCAATGCAAGCTATAACTTGGATTTAGTAGAACAACGTTTAATTTTATTGGCTATTGTTGAAGCAAGGGAAAGTGGGAAAGGGATTAATGCTAATGATCCCCTTGAAGTACATGCCGAAGGCTATATCAATCAATTTGGTGTACATCGCAATACTGCCTATCAAGCATTAAAAGATGCCTGTAATGATTTATTCGCTAGACAATTTAGTTATCAAAAAATAAATGAAAGAGGGAATATTGAGAACTATAGATCCCGTTGGGTTAGTGAAATTGGATATGTAGATAATGAAGCAGTGGTTAAGCTTATTTTTGCCCCTGCCATAGTTCCATTAATTACGCGCTTAGAAGAGCATTTTACTAAATATGAATTGCAGCAAGTTAGTAATCTAAGTAGTGCTTATGCTGTTCGTTTATATGAGTTATTAATTGCTTGGAGAAGTACGGGCTCTACTCCAATTATAGAGCTAAGTGATTTCCGTCAAAGAATTGGCGTACTCGATAATGAGTACAAGCGTATGGAACGCTTTAAAACTAGTGTACTTGAGCTCGCTATTAAACAAATTAACGAACATACAGATATCACAGTGAAGTATGAACAACACAAAAGAGGTCGATCAATTTCAGGTTTTTCTTTTACGTTTAAACAGAAGAAAAAGGATAATCCATCAATAGAAAGAGATCCGAATACCTTAGACCTTTTTTCAAAGATGACCGATGCTCAACGGCATATGTTTGCAAACAAACTTTCAGAACTCCCTGAAATGGGTCGCTATTCACAAGGAACTGAAAGCTATCCTCAATTTGCTGTTCGTATTGCTGAGATGCTACAAGACCCTGAAAAAATCAAAGAACTATCCCCATACCTAAAAAAAGTGGGATACATGCCATCAAATAAAAAGGACACCGTAAATGGCTAAGTTATCACTAAGTGAAGTATCTAAAAAATTTCATGTGGATAGATCAACCATTTACAGAGCTGTACGTAATGGACGTTTATCACGCTCCAGTGATGGCCAATTCGATCTAGCAGAGGTCATCCGATGCTTTGGAGAACCTGAGCAAACATCTCAAAAAATTGAATCATCTAAGCAAGAAGGTGATGAATCTACAAAAAAACTTATTGCCCATTTAGAAAATGAAGTCAAAAAATACCAAGAACGTGAAGAACGGTTAATGCAACAAATTGACCGTATGCAAACACTCATTGAGCTGAAAAGTGTTGCACCTGCCACAGCATTACCACAACAAGATGCTACGGCATGCGACACCGACATGCCACAGCATGCGACAACACAACAAGACAATGATAATAAAAAGAATAATGAATTCAATATTGCAGAAAATGTGGCAGTGCCACAGCAAGAAACTACGGCATACCACACCCAAACGCTACAGCATGCCACGTTGCAAAATGTGGCAGTGCCACAACACAAAAAGCGTGGCTTATTTGGCCGTGTGCTGAATGCTGTTTTTGATAATGACTAAGGGAGAGAGATCATGCCGAAACTGAAAGACATTGCCCTAGGAATTATTGTGGCCCCGCTGCTGATCCCGATCATGCTGATTGCATCCTACCAGGATAAAAAGGCACTTAAAAAAGAGCTGAATGAACGCCAAAAAGAAAAAGACCAGGCATCCTGATTATTCAATTAACCTAAACAAAGTCGTGAAACATTGCTCACTTATTAATCGTGGAACGTGAAAAATCACAAAAAAAGCCCACCTTGGGGAAGGTGGGCTATCAACTAGAAACTACAGCATTGATTTCTAAGTGGAATTATAACACATTACGTATAAGGTGTATTATGTTAATTTTAGGGAAATTTTTGATAAGTTTTGAGGAATATTAGGAAGTGAAGTTTAATTTAATTGCTTGAATCTACAATATGGAATTGAGTAAGGAATGATTTATAAAGAGGTCTATCAATTCAAAAATGCCAGCTAAATAGTTTTAGCTGGCAAAAATGGAACCCTTATAAATATCGTGCCCATTTAACTGTAGCAACCATTTGACCCGAACCAGTTGATGTAGAACCTGAATTATTGTCACCTGTTGAAAAATCAGGGTGATCTTTTAAGCTAGATAAATCAATCGTTGTTGAACCTGTAAATTTAGATCCTTTTTTTGTATCACCAAGACCTGCTGCGGATAAAGAACCAACTATTAAACTTTGACCAGACGTATTTAAAAGGTTACCTGCAATCACATTACCATATACTGTAGACTGTGCCCCAAGAGAGATGTCACCACCTGAATAAGTAGATTGACATAAAGCCACTGTTGTAGCATTGGTACAAGAGCCTGCTAATAAAGCAATATTACCAATGGCTGCAGGAATTAATGCTGTACTTGAACTGCATAGATTTGTTGGTCGACCAAAACCTGTGCTATTACAAACCTTATTTGCTCCTGCATAGTTCGGGGCCTCCAAAGTAATAGATGTACCGTAGTCAATACTTCCTGTAGATAAAAGGGTATTAGCATATTTACCCTGTTGTGGTTTCAGATCACCCTTAAATAAAAACACACCTGGTGCCAAAGACGGATTTTGACCACTATTGTCCTTTAACGACCATGATCCGCCACTATAAGAAATCACACTGTTCCATGAACCTGTATTTGGTGGATAAATATAACCTACAGAAGTACCTGTACAAAATCCCTGTTGGTTTATATTAGAACAAAGTTGACCAATATAATCATTATAATTTAACGTATATTTTGCAATGTAATAAGTGCCTTTTGGAATTCCATCGACATTCTGTACAGTAACAACTATATTTTTGTTACTGTCAACATCAACAATATAATTGGCTTGTGACTCATAACTTAATGCATTTACAAG
This window harbors:
- the repM gene encoding replication initiation protein RepM, with protein sequence MRELVVKDNALINASYNLDLVEQRLILLAIVEARESGKGINANDPLEVHAEGYINQFGVHRNTAYQALKDACNDLFARQFSYQKINERGNIENYRSRWVSEIGYVDNEAVVKLIFAPAIVPLITRLEEHFTKYELQQVSNLSSAYAVRLYELLIAWRSTGSTPIIELSDFRQRIGVLDNEYKRMERFKTSVLELAIKQINEHTDITVKYEQHKRGRSISGFSFTFKQKKKDNPSIERDPNTLDLFSKMTDAQRHMFANKLSELPEMGRYSQGTESYPQFAVRIAEMLQDPEKIKELSPYLKKVGYMPSNKKDTVNG
- a CDS encoding plasmid replication DNA-binding protein; the protein is MAKLSLSEVSKKFHVDRSTIYRAVRNGRLSRSSDGQFDLAEVIRCFGEPEQTSQKIESSKQEGDESTKKLIAHLENEVKKYQEREERLMQQIDRMQTLIELKSVAPATALPQQDATACDTDMPQHATTQQDNDNKKNNEFNIAENVAVPQQETTAYHTQTLQHATLQNVAVPQHKKRGLFGRVLNAVFDND